One window of Bacillus spongiae genomic DNA carries:
- a CDS encoding thiazole synthase, protein MKMLKIGSHSFQSRLLLGTGKYPSFEIQKEAVAVSEAEILTFSVRRMNIFDQSQPNFLEQLDVQQYTLLPNTAGAKTAEEAVRIAKLAKASGLCDMVKVEVIGDFTTLLPDPIETLKACEMLLEDGFIVLPYISDDVILAKRLQELGVHAVMPGASPIGSGQGIINPLNLSFIIEQANVPVIVDAGIGSPADAAYAMELGADGVLLNTAVSAAENPVNMAKAMKLAIEAGRLGFEAGRMPKKRYATASSPMEGMSTI, encoded by the coding sequence ATGAAAATGTTAAAAATCGGATCACATTCATTTCAGTCGAGATTATTATTAGGTACAGGGAAATATCCAAGTTTTGAGATTCAAAAGGAAGCTGTAGCGGTTTCTGAAGCAGAGATTCTTACATTTTCTGTGAGAAGAATGAATATTTTTGATCAAAGTCAACCAAATTTTTTGGAGCAATTGGATGTTCAACAGTATACGCTCTTACCAAATACAGCAGGAGCCAAAACAGCTGAAGAAGCGGTTCGTATCGCTAAGCTTGCGAAGGCTTCTGGATTATGTGATATGGTAAAAGTAGAGGTCATTGGGGACTTTACGACCTTATTACCAGATCCAATTGAAACGTTAAAGGCTTGTGAAATGTTATTAGAAGATGGTTTTATCGTTTTACCTTATATTTCCGATGATGTTATCTTAGCCAAACGCCTACAAGAGCTTGGCGTTCACGCAGTCATGCCAGGTGCCTCACCGATTGGATCTGGACAAGGAATTATCAATCCATTGAATTTAAGCTTTATCATTGAGCAAGCGAACGTTCCTGTCATCGTAGATGCTGGGATCGGTTCGCCAGCTGATGCAGCGTATGCAATGGAACTAGGAGCGGATGGTGTTCTATTAAATACGGCGGTTTCAGCTGCAGAGAACCCTGTCAATATGGCAAAGGCAATGAAATTAGCAATTGAAGCAGGGCGACTAGGTTTTGAAG